From a single Methylacidiphilum kamchatkense Kam1 genomic region:
- the putA gene encoding bifunctional proline dehydrogenase/L-glutamate gamma-semialdehyde dehydrogenase PutA: MNAYFQFYTSAYVSRASRKKMRQLAALPEAKRATELISSFQKLDLSVPEINNRLNSMLKSIGLHQKRSLAEALTKAYPLNRTEGLLLLRLAEALPRMPNDETALLLFKEAIRRGNWHNTDSNQWTSYLLSKLKFLLTHCPSLPLPSFLTDAVLKTFLRIVTKVLVNIFVFAPDIESSQKKLLGLVAKGIPISLDLLGEDALGSRDGTRHWENCHKVIELLGMIKASFPRSDPEISVKLSALDSKYELPYGRISFERIYSKLKSLCLSAYEKDISLCIDAEQYFRFEFSLELLESLLSDRDLEGYNRLGFVVQSYLKNSESLIDYLGELCKEKKRKLSIRLVKGAYWDHEIIRSQSLGLAQYPVYTLKELTELSYMACVSKLYEHRELLSTRIATHNPATIAAVLEFYSSRKENRIEFQRLYGLGEAVENYLKTQGFSTRVYIPIGTGKELFGYLARRLIENGAGLDAFVAPFDFDKLYWNPLQKLQKREHLENTKIPLPPFLYRDRENAPGCDLSNPEVWEEFGRRKPPFFSPLQVFSKNATTSRLRVLSPANSKEVVGEVPLPSDAEMEKVLSNTASFALEWDRLPVEQRVEMVQRLAKEIWEYRHDFLYLLCAEAGKTIPNALAEIREAIDFCHYYSKEALRLFSKPILLPGPMGEENKLHYHGRSLWVCISPWNFPLSIFLGQLVAALLTGNVVVAKPAEETPLIALLATELAYKAGIPKEALSVVAGDGQIGQKLILHPSVRGVAFTGSFETAKIIARCLSQKEGPIVPLIAETGGINGMVVDATAAIERAVKDIIHSAFNHAGQRCSSLRVLLVQKEISKQLLSMLSDALEDMFVGDPRYSETDVGPIISPSQLETLNQFSHLFRTHGHLLTQAPIGKTASAYGYYFAPQLFEIPSIDLIDREIFGPILPVISFSKDELRRLLSKLYQKGYGLTMGLQTRLDSEIERLSSEAPVGNFYVNRSMIGATVESQPFGGEGLSGTGPKAGGPNYLLRFVYERVSTINTAALGDPSLYFLDGS; this comes from the coding sequence ATGAACGCCTATTTTCAGTTTTATACTTCCGCTTATGTCTCAAGAGCTAGCCGAAAAAAAATGAGACAGTTGGCTGCCTTGCCTGAAGCCAAGAGAGCAACAGAATTGATCTCCTCTTTTCAAAAGCTCGATCTTTCTGTTCCAGAAATAAACAATAGGCTCAACTCGATGCTCAAGTCTATAGGTCTGCACCAGAAAAGATCTCTAGCCGAAGCCTTGACAAAAGCCTATCCATTGAATAGAACCGAAGGTCTCCTGCTTCTTAGGCTAGCTGAGGCCTTACCCAGAATGCCTAACGATGAAACAGCTCTTCTTCTGTTTAAAGAAGCAATTCGAAGAGGAAATTGGCATAATACAGACAGCAACCAATGGACTTCTTATCTATTGAGCAAGTTAAAATTTTTGCTTACTCACTGCCCCTCTCTTCCCCTACCCTCCTTCCTAACTGATGCAGTCCTCAAAACTTTTCTGCGCATCGTAACAAAGGTATTGGTTAACATATTCGTTTTTGCTCCAGATATTGAAAGCAGCCAGAAAAAGCTCCTTGGTCTAGTAGCCAAAGGAATACCTATATCTTTGGATCTTCTCGGAGAAGATGCATTAGGCAGTAGAGATGGCACAAGGCACTGGGAAAACTGTCATAAAGTAATTGAGTTACTAGGGATGATCAAAGCTTCCTTCCCACGGTCAGATCCAGAAATCTCCGTGAAATTGTCCGCATTAGATTCGAAATACGAGCTTCCTTACGGCCGCATTTCTTTTGAGAGAATATACTCTAAACTAAAATCTCTCTGTTTGAGTGCCTATGAAAAAGACATCAGTCTCTGTATCGATGCCGAACAATATTTTCGCTTTGAATTTTCACTGGAACTCCTTGAAAGCCTTTTATCAGATCGGGATCTTGAGGGCTATAATAGATTAGGATTTGTTGTTCAGTCCTATTTAAAAAATAGTGAATCTCTAATCGACTATTTGGGAGAACTGTGCAAAGAGAAAAAAAGAAAACTCTCCATTCGCCTCGTCAAAGGGGCCTACTGGGATCATGAGATCATCCGCTCCCAATCATTAGGTCTTGCTCAATATCCCGTTTATACCTTAAAAGAGCTAACCGAACTTTCCTATATGGCTTGTGTAAGCAAGCTGTACGAACATAGAGAACTATTATCCACTCGCATTGCTACGCACAATCCTGCAACAATTGCAGCTGTCCTTGAGTTTTATAGTTCCCGAAAAGAAAACAGGATTGAATTTCAAAGACTTTATGGTTTAGGAGAAGCTGTAGAAAACTATCTGAAAACGCAAGGATTTTCCACCAGAGTGTATATTCCAATTGGAACAGGCAAAGAACTGTTTGGCTATTTGGCAAGAAGACTCATAGAAAACGGAGCAGGATTGGATGCCTTCGTGGCGCCTTTTGATTTTGACAAATTGTACTGGAATCCGCTGCAGAAACTACAAAAAAGAGAGCATTTAGAAAATACGAAAATTCCTTTACCGCCTTTCCTTTATAGAGATAGAGAAAATGCTCCTGGTTGCGATCTATCCAATCCGGAGGTTTGGGAGGAATTTGGAAGGAGGAAACCACCTTTTTTCTCACCTCTCCAGGTCTTTTCTAAGAACGCTACCACTAGCCGATTACGGGTCTTATCCCCTGCCAATAGCAAAGAAGTAGTTGGGGAAGTCCCGCTACCTTCAGATGCTGAAATGGAAAAGGTTCTTTCTAATACTGCCTCTTTTGCCTTGGAATGGGACCGACTACCGGTCGAACAAAGGGTAGAAATGGTCCAAAGGCTTGCCAAGGAAATTTGGGAATACAGGCATGATTTTCTCTATCTTTTGTGCGCGGAGGCAGGGAAAACGATTCCAAACGCCCTTGCTGAAATAAGAGAAGCAATAGATTTTTGTCATTACTACTCCAAAGAAGCGCTTAGGCTTTTTTCTAAGCCCATCCTGCTTCCTGGCCCAATGGGAGAAGAAAACAAACTACACTATCATGGAAGGAGCCTGTGGGTATGTATCAGTCCTTGGAATTTCCCGCTTTCTATTTTTTTAGGCCAGCTGGTAGCCGCTTTATTAACTGGCAATGTGGTTGTGGCTAAACCAGCTGAAGAAACCCCTCTTATCGCCTTGTTAGCCACAGAGCTTGCCTACAAAGCAGGCATTCCTAAAGAAGCTCTTTCTGTCGTCGCTGGGGATGGACAGATTGGACAAAAGCTCATCCTACATCCCTCCGTGCGGGGTGTTGCCTTTACGGGTTCTTTTGAAACAGCCAAAATTATCGCTCGATGCCTAAGTCAAAAAGAAGGCCCCATTGTCCCTCTGATCGCAGAAACAGGTGGGATCAATGGCATGGTGGTAGATGCTACGGCGGCAATAGAAAGAGCAGTCAAAGACATTATCCATTCAGCCTTCAATCATGCTGGCCAAAGGTGTTCCTCATTAAGAGTGCTGCTTGTCCAAAAAGAGATTTCCAAACAGTTGCTCTCGATGCTATCAGATGCTTTGGAAGACATGTTTGTTGGCGATCCGCGTTATTCAGAAACTGATGTTGGACCAATTATCAGTCCCTCTCAGCTGGAGACACTCAATCAATTTTCTCATCTTTTTCGAACGCATGGGCATCTATTGACTCAAGCACCTATTGGGAAAACCGCCTCAGCCTATGGTTATTACTTTGCTCCTCAGCTATTCGAAATTCCTTCGATAGATCTTATCGATCGGGAGATATTTGGTCCTATCCTTCCCGTTATATCATTTTCTAAAGACGAACTTCGTAGGCTCCTTTCAAAGCTTTACCAAAAAGGTTACGGTCTGACTATGGGACTTCAAACAAGGCTGGATAGTGAAATAGAAAGGCTATCTTCTGAAGCTCCTGTTGGTAATTTTTATGTCAATCGCTCCATGATAGGAGCAACCGTTGAATCCCAACCTTTCGGTGGAGAAGGTCTTTCAGGAACAGGGCCAAAAGCCGGAGGACCAAATTATCTTTTGCGCTTCGTTTATGAAAGAGTCTCTACCATTAATACGGCTGCTTTAGGAGATCCCTCCCTCTATTTTTTAGATGGCTCTTAA
- a CDS encoding aspartyl protease family protein, with protein MKGKEPLKQSFFLFSFYALCLSFFSSGLLALSSEQQVAEQRLNILYRSGLFEEASRMARALLQKNPSCFSCWMIIGETALCRGNLELAREAFHRALKIQPGERRPKALLKEIYIRQDRYSLAAPLAYELGELGLGDLLKSFKDQKPFAVDSTREQAVVRFKDFVPYPIIETELSGGIKARFMIDTGSTYVILSPRLANKAQIVLFRKEKETSTMGSYWIQFGKIHSMNIGGATIRNIPAVVHSLLAIPRTGLEIDGILGENFLSHFLPTFDLRGRWKSVPKFFFLRFSKDDPLSSFKSLNLSDGKIRVIPFLIGPAQTLVVQGKINNSVPLLFLLDTGTPGYFMCSPLVAKLSKVWLQQNFFSDQSGPFIHHESGQSIDMHWGLGTSQSPLELGLANQLEIMGERIRGILQGGVGSLPMDMSWNLGFWTGGMIGFGFFYDKVSTIDYKNQKIYFFIPEQKASQHK; from the coding sequence ATGAAGGGCAAAGAACCTCTAAAGCAGTCTTTTTTTCTTTTTTCTTTTTATGCCCTTTGTCTTAGTTTTTTTTCTTCAGGCCTTCTTGCCTTAAGTAGCGAGCAACAAGTAGCAGAGCAACGGTTAAATATACTCTACCGGAGTGGCCTTTTTGAAGAAGCTTCTAGAATGGCAAGGGCTCTTTTGCAAAAGAATCCTTCCTGTTTTTCTTGCTGGATGATTATAGGTGAGACTGCTCTTTGCAGGGGGAATCTTGAGCTGGCAAGAGAGGCTTTTCATAGAGCCTTAAAAATTCAGCCTGGAGAGAGACGGCCAAAGGCTCTTTTAAAAGAAATATACATACGGCAGGATCGTTATTCCCTTGCCGCTCCACTCGCTTATGAACTGGGTGAATTAGGACTAGGTGATCTTTTAAAAAGCTTTAAAGACCAAAAGCCTTTTGCGGTAGACTCAACCAGAGAACAAGCAGTTGTTCGGTTCAAAGACTTTGTTCCTTATCCAATTATTGAAACTGAATTATCGGGAGGGATTAAAGCCCGATTTATGATCGATACGGGATCAACCTACGTTATTTTGAGTCCGCGCCTTGCCAATAAGGCTCAAATAGTACTGTTCAGAAAAGAAAAAGAAACGAGTACGATGGGAAGCTATTGGATTCAGTTTGGTAAAATCCATTCTATGAACATTGGAGGGGCAACTATCAGGAACATTCCGGCCGTGGTCCATTCTTTGTTAGCCATCCCTAGGACAGGATTGGAAATTGATGGGATCCTTGGAGAAAATTTTTTGTCTCATTTTCTTCCAACATTCGATCTTCGCGGCAGATGGAAAAGTGTTCCTAAATTCTTTTTCTTAAGATTTTCGAAGGACGATCCTCTATCCAGCTTCAAAAGCTTGAATTTAAGTGACGGAAAAATAAGAGTCATTCCCTTTCTCATAGGACCAGCACAGACGCTTGTGGTACAAGGGAAAATCAACAATAGTGTGCCACTTTTATTCCTATTAGATACAGGAACTCCTGGATATTTTATGTGTTCTCCACTAGTGGCTAAGCTCTCAAAGGTTTGGCTACAGCAAAATTTTTTTTCGGATCAAAGCGGACCTTTCATTCATCATGAGAGTGGTCAATCGATTGACATGCACTGGGGGTTGGGCACGAGCCAAAGCCCATTGGAACTTGGACTTGCTAATCAGCTTGAAATCATGGGTGAAAGAATCCGAGGGATCTTGCAAGGGGGTGTTGGATCCTTGCCAATGGACATGAGCTGGAATTTAGGATTTTGGACAGGGGGGATGATCGGTTTTGGCTTTTTTTATGATAAAGTCTCGACGATCGACTACAAGAACCAAAAAATCTATTTTTTTATACCCGAACAAAAGGCTTCTCAACACAAATAA
- a CDS encoding SDR family oxidoreductase, protein MEANFLNGKIAIVTGANSGIGKEIAYALSASGASVVIASRRMELNQQVALEIEAKTFAKILPLEIDVSKEESCIRLITETVNCFGRLDILVNNAGIGIYAPLDELSTLSFDRMLKTNLYGTFWCSREAFKQMKKQQTGGYIINISSLAGVDAWANTAGYSASKFGVMGLTKAMADEGKRYNIKATAICPGMVATPMTGVEGVFYIQPEDIAQTVLYLLSLSEACWLTEIVIPRKGAE, encoded by the coding sequence ATGGAAGCTAATTTTTTAAATGGAAAGATCGCCATAGTAACAGGTGCCAACAGTGGAATAGGCAAAGAAATTGCCTATGCTCTGTCTGCTTCTGGAGCTAGCGTTGTGATCGCTTCTCGAAGAATGGAGTTAAATCAACAAGTCGCTTTAGAAATTGAGGCCAAAACATTTGCTAAAATTCTACCCTTGGAAATCGACGTTTCTAAAGAAGAAAGTTGTATCCGGCTTATTACTGAGACCGTCAATTGTTTTGGGCGCTTAGATATTCTTGTGAACAATGCCGGCATTGGGATTTATGCTCCATTAGATGAGTTGTCCACCTTAAGTTTTGATCGGATGCTCAAAACCAATCTTTATGGAACCTTTTGGTGTTCAAGGGAAGCTTTTAAGCAGATGAAAAAGCAGCAGACAGGAGGGTATATTATCAATATCTCCTCTCTGGCAGGAGTGGATGCTTGGGCGAATACGGCAGGTTATAGCGCTTCGAAGTTTGGTGTAATGGGCCTGACGAAAGCCATGGCCGATGAAGGAAAAAGGTATAATATAAAAGCGACTGCCATTTGCCCCGGGATGGTGGCTACTCCGATGACTGGGGTGGAAGGAGTGTTCTATATACAGCCCGAAGATATCGCTCAAACGGTTCTTTATCTATTAAGTTTATCAGAGGCGTGTTGGCTGACCGAAATTGTGATTCCACGGAAAGGGGCGGAATGA
- a CDS encoding 5-formyltetrahydrofolate cyclo-ligase — protein sequence MAITTSYSLKQVQRRLLKSKVMGCLREEDRKKASIEITHRLCSHPVWQDARVVTLYSSLPSEPDTSDTFRLAKASKKKVLFPKVVEKQLLFFEVEKKEDLEKNFMGIMEPKSSCIEVPSQEMDLILVPGVGFDRQGQRLGRGLGLYDRCLSTLPSKVCRIGLFFSFQEIHKIYTEPHDQRLDLIITEKELIRVVLRS from the coding sequence ATGGCTATTACTACGTCTTATTCTTTAAAACAGGTTCAAAGGAGGCTTTTAAAATCTAAAGTGATGGGTTGCTTGAGGGAGGAGGATCGAAAAAAAGCTTCCATTGAGATCACACATCGGTTGTGCAGTCATCCGGTCTGGCAAGATGCTCGTGTGGTCACCCTTTATTCTTCTCTCCCCTCTGAACCGGACACCTCTGATACTTTCCGATTAGCCAAAGCCAGCAAAAAGAAAGTTTTGTTCCCAAAAGTGGTAGAGAAGCAACTTTTGTTTTTCGAAGTAGAAAAAAAGGAAGATCTAGAAAAAAATTTCATGGGGATCATGGAACCGAAGTCTTCCTGCATTGAAGTTCCAAGCCAAGAGATGGATCTGATTCTTGTTCCAGGAGTTGGCTTTGATCGTCAAGGTCAAAGGCTTGGCAGAGGCCTTGGATTGTATGATCGCTGTCTTTCCACACTTCCATCAAAAGTATGTCGAATTGGCCTTTTTTTCTCTTTCCAGGAAATTCATAAAATCTATACCGAACCTCATGATCAACGGCTGGACCTTATAATTACTGAAAAGGAATTGATTCGAGTCGTTTTGCGATCTTAA
- a CDS encoding lipid-binding SYLF domain-containing protein, which produces MNSTRSLFFNRFLVAFILSFFGLMGPLHASWNLKEIVHDASAVIHQFKQEGKIPKSVWDKAKGVAYLEVTKGGFVISGEYGKGLVVVRLPIGGWSGPSAISMSGIGVGLQVGGTKTDYVIILNSDKAVRQFSRGGKVHLTGEMSGVAGPESERQALIKPKSNIYTYRSTEGLFGGIALQGVEIREEPEVNERYYHRAVSPSEIFSGQVQPPKSAQSLIDTLNEPYPKE; this is translated from the coding sequence ATGAATTCAACACGTTCTCTTTTTTTTAATAGATTCCTGGTTGCGTTTATCCTTTCGTTTTTTGGTCTGATGGGGCCACTCCATGCCTCTTGGAATTTAAAAGAAATAGTCCACGATGCCTCTGCGGTCATTCATCAGTTTAAACAGGAAGGGAAGATTCCAAAATCAGTATGGGATAAAGCAAAAGGGGTAGCTTATCTGGAAGTAACTAAAGGGGGTTTTGTCATTAGTGGAGAATACGGCAAAGGCCTTGTTGTTGTTCGACTTCCTATTGGAGGTTGGTCAGGACCATCAGCAATTTCAATGAGTGGCATTGGGGTGGGGTTACAAGTGGGTGGAACCAAAACTGACTATGTGATTATTCTTAATTCAGACAAAGCTGTCAGACAATTTTCTCGTGGGGGTAAAGTCCACTTAACAGGCGAAATGAGTGGGGTTGCTGGGCCTGAAAGCGAAAGACAGGCTTTGATAAAGCCTAAAAGTAATATCTATACTTATCGATCTACGGAAGGGCTCTTTGGTGGCATTGCTCTGCAAGGGGTAGAAATTCGTGAAGAACCAGAAGTCAATGAACGTTATTATCATAGAGCTGTTAGTCCCTCTGAAATCTTCTCTGGACAGGTACAACCGCCTAAAAGTGCCCAGAGCCTTATCGATACATTGAATGAGCCTTACCCTAAAGAATAA